A segment of the Halovivax limisalsi genome:
TCTTCACGTTCAGCGACCCCTTGACCATGAAGGGGGCGTCGGGCGCGTACAGCGTCCGTACCGAGGTGGTCGGGTAGAACTCGCGGCCGACCCGTCCGAGCGATTCGAGGCCGTCTCCCAGTTGCGCCCGTACGTGGTCCTGTTCGAGGAGGTAGTCGGCCTGCCACGGGTGAACGGGGATCAGCACGTCGTCGCTCTCGACGTGAGTCTCGACGAACGAGTCGGCGACGGTGGGGTCCTCGCGGAGCGCGGACTTCACCCACTCGCCGGCGGATTCGGCGTCGCCGGTATCGATCGTGACCGTCCCGTCCAGCGCCGCGTCCTGCCAGACGAGGTCGGGATCGGCCCGGACGTAGTGGAGCGAGAACGAGCCTTCCATCTCGGGCGCGTAGGTCGGCGATTCGTGGGGCGCGATGCCCTGTCGGCTCTTTGGAGTCGGGTGCAGGAGGTGGCCGAAGACGAGCGACTGCTCGGCGTCCCGGAACGTCGTGTCGAAGCCGTAGAGCTGGTCGGTGTCGTCGCGTCGGGCCTCGACGAACCGGGCGACGTTCTTGCAGCTCTTGATGACCCGCAAGAGGAGTTCGTCGCGGTTCCCGGTTTCGTCCCCGGCGGTGGCGAGTTCCTTCGTCACCAGGGAGGCCAACGTCACGTAGTCGAGCTCCAGCGTCTCGTCGCCGGTCTCGTACCGGGCCGGCAGCTCGAACAGGTGGCGACCGGTCGGCGACGGGTAGCGAATCGGGGCGTAGACGGTCGTCGACTGCTCGGGCAGGGGGATCCGGGCCACCTCGTCTTGATCGTGGGTCGGTACCGGGACCTCGTCGGCGTCGACGACATCGTAATCGCCCGTCTCTCGCAGGTAGCAGTTGAGGAACGCGTGGAGGGTCGCGTCCGCTGCCCGCTCTGCCGGGTCGATCTCGTCCTCCGCGCCCCGTTCGCCAGCGATGCTCATACCGCCACCCCCGGATCGTCTGCGACCGCGGACCCGCAACTTCTGATCGCGTCGAGCATCCGGGCGACGTCGTCGCACGTCGCGGTCGGGTTCAACAGCGTGAACTTCAGGCTGGTCACGCCGTCGACGTCCGTCCGGGCCACCACGGCACGACCGTCGCGGAGGAGTTCCCGCCGGACGGCGGCGTTCAGCTCGCTCACCGCGTCGTCGTCCATTCCGTTCCGGGGACGATAGCGAAAGACGACGGCGTTCAACGTCGGATCGCACAGCAGTTCGAAGTCCTCGGCGGCCTCGAGGAGCGACGCCGCCTCGTCGGCGAGTTCGAGGGTCCGGTCGACGAGCGTCGCCAGACCCCGCCGTCCGAGCGCGCGGAACGCAACGTAGGGCTTCAGGGCGTCGAAGCGGCGAGTCGTCTGGACGGATTTCGCCACGAGGTTCGGGACGCCGACGTCGTCGTGTGCCTCGGGATTGAGGTAGGCTGCGTTGCGCGCCATCCGCTCGAAGTCGCCGCCGTCACGGAGCAGGAACGCGCCGCAACTGATCGGTTGGTAGAACAGCTTGTGGAAATCGACGGCGACGGAGTCGGCCCGCTCGATACCGTCTAGGCGGTGGCCGTAATCGTCGCTCACCGCGAGGGCGCCGCCGTAGGCCGCGTCGACGTGGACCCAGAGGTCGTGTTTGACACCCCGATCCGCGAGGGCCGCGAGCGGATCGATGCTGCCGAAGTCGGTGGTCCCCGCGGTGGCGATCAGCGCGAACGGTTCTTCGTCCCGGGTTTCGAGTTCCGCCAGCGTCGCGTCGAGCGCGTCCGGGTCCATCCGACGGTCGTCGTCGGTCGGTACGGTGACCACGGCCTCGTCTCCGAGGCCGAGGTGGTGCGCGGACTGTTTCCCGGTGAAGTGGGCCTGTTCCGAGCAGAGAATACGAAGCGAGTCGGCCGCCGACGGGAGACCAGCGGCCCGCACGTTCCGTCCGTAGTGGCGATCGCAGTAGCGATCCCGAGCGAGCAGCAGGGCCTGGAAGTTCGACTGCGTCCCGCCGCTCGTGAAGACCCCGTCCGCGTCCGCGGGGAACCCGAAAAGATCACAGAGCGCATCGACGACCCGCTCCTCGAGCACCGTCGCCGCGGGCGCCTGATCGAAAGAGTCGAGCGATTGGTTCGCCGCGGTGAGGAGCGTCTCGGCGACCAGCCCCGGGATCATCGGCGGACAGTGAAGGTGGGCTGCACACCGGGGGTTCGACGGGTGGACGGAGTGTTCGAGCACGCGTTCGGTTACCTCGTCGACCGTCTGGACGAGGCCCTGTCCATCTTCGGGAACGACGGGGTCGTCGAACCGCGCGGCGAGCGCGTCCGGCGGCGTTCCCGAGTAGGGGTCGCCGCCGTCATCGAACGCGGCGAGTACGGCCTCCACCGCGCACCCCATCGCCTCGCGGTATCGAGCACCACTACGGTCGGACCCCAGGAACAGTTCGTCGGCGTTCATGCGGACACCTCCCGCGCCCGGTTGGGTCCGTTCACGACGGCCGAAACGGATTCGTCGAAGATCGTCGCGATGTCGTCCGCTTGCTCCGTCGAGATGATCAACGGCGGAAGGAATCGCACGGTTGCGCTCGCCCGGCCGCCCCGTTCGACGACGAGTCCGCGGTCGAAGCACTCGGCCTGGACGGCCTTCGCGAGGTCGCCGTCCGGTGCGTACGGGCCCGCACCGCGCCAGTCGGCGGCTGTGTCGACGAACTCGACGCCGAGCAGCAGGCCGCGCCCGCGAACGTCGCCGATACAATCGAACCGGTCGGCGACGGCTTCGAGACGGTCGCGCAGGTGCGCACCGACGTCGGCGGCGCGGTCGTCGAGGTCGTTCTCGAGCACGTACTCGATCGTCGCTTCGCCGGCGGCCATCGCGAGCTGATTTCCCCGGAAGGTACCGGCGTGTGCGCCCGGTTCCCAGACGTCGAGCGACTCGTCGTAGACGACGACCGCGAGCGGAAGCCCGCCCCCGATGGCCTTCGAGAGGGTGACCACGTCGGGCGTGATTCCGGCGTGTTCGAAGGCGTACAGCTCACCCGTGCGGCCCAGGCCCGCCTGGATCTCGTCCAGAATCAACGGAATATCGCGCTCGCGAGTGATGCGTCGGATCTCTCGGAGCCACTCGTCCGGTGGCGCCACCGCGCCCGCTTCGCCCTGCACCGGTTCGAGGATCATCCCGGCGGGCTCGGTGATACCGCTCTCGGGATCGTCGAGGAGGTTTTCGACGTATCGGCTGGCGAGTCGGTGGCCCTCCTCGCCGCCGACGTCGAAGGGACAGCGGTAGTCGTCGGGATACGGAAGGTGGTGGACGTCGCTCATCAGCCCGGAAATGGGTTCCTTGGCGTCGGTGTCACCCATCAGACTGAGTGCGCCGTTCGTCATTCCGTGGTAGGCGCCGTGAAACCCCAACACGCTCCGGTTCCCCGTCGCCGTCTTGACGAGCTTCAGGGCCGCTTCGACGGCGTCTGTCCCTGCCGGGCTACAGAACTGGATTTTGGCGGAGTCGGAAAAGTTAGACGGGAGACTGTCGTACAGCGAGTCGACGAAGCGTTCCTTCGCGGGCGTGGTGATGTCGAGGGTGTGCAGCGGTCGGTCGGCGTCGAGGACGCGCTCCATGGCTTCGACGACGTTCGGATGATTGTGTCCGAGAGCGAGCGTACCGGCCCCGGTCAGGCAGTCGTAGTACTCGTTGCCGTCCATGTCGGTCACGGTCGGGCCCTGTGCCTCCCGGATGGCAAACGGGAGGTGTCGGGGATACGTTCGCGCGTTTGATTCGCGCTCGGTTTGCTGCGCGAGGATGCTGCCGTTTCCTCGATCGAGGTAGTTCACGAGCGAGCACCTCCGTCGGTCGCTTTTTCTGCCACCCGATGCCGATGGTTTTGCCGCCAACTTCGGCGCATACAGATTTTAGGCAGACCTAAACCAATGTAAAGGTTCCGGATTTTAGGTGGCCCTAAAACATTGTCCGTCGCCGAGACGGGGGACGTCTGGCCGACGACCGAACCGACGATCCGTCCGACTCACGATGGTGCGTCGAATCCGATCGGAGAGTAGTCGTCGAAGCAACTCCAGCCGCCGAGCGCGTTTCGGAGAAGGCGGCAGGTGGTGTGACAACCGTCGACGGGACGGCAAACTGGGCGATCCGATCGGCCGAGAACCACCGGAAAAGGGTTCCGCCCGCCGACTCCGAGTTACGATCTCGGCAGTGAGCCCGACGATGGTGGAACCCGACGGGACCGGCCCTCAACTGGTTCCGTTTCGGGCCGGTCGCCCGGTGCCGCCGTTCCCCATCGTGATTCCCGCTCTAATACACTGAGACCGGAAAGATTTAATAAAATGCTTGTGAAATAAGATGCGAAGAGGAATGGACGGGGAGGCAGGGGACAACGCGGTCGCGGCGGCAGTTCCGAACGGTAGCTCCGGGTCCGAGAACGAAACCGAGGGCCGGACCGACCACGATTCGAGCGATTCAGCACCGTCCATTCCGCCGGGGATGGAGAGTCGGTCGATCGCATCGACCGACGCCGTCGAGGACCGAACGGCCGCGGAGATGTTCGCTGACCTCAAGGCGGCTGCGGGGACGGTCGATGCCGACGCCGTCCTCGACGAGACGAACCCGAACGAGTTGATCGATCGCGCGAACGACCCCCCGATGGAGACCGAGGCGTCGACCGACCTGTTCGACGAAGCGGCTTTCGAAGCCAACATCATTCCCGATCGTGAACCAGACGGCGAGTTTCTCTGGATCGATCCCGGGGAGTCGATGCCCGCGCATAGTGAATCCCGTACCGACCCGACTGGTGACGCGGCGAACGATTCCGTCGATGACGGAGCGACGTCGGAGTCGACGACCGAGAGCGACGAGGCGAGCTGGACCGGGCTCTCGGGGCAGCCCTCGGCCGACCGACTCGAGAACGATCACGTCGAATCGACCGTGGCCTCGCTTTCGACGACTGTGGCCGCGACCGCTTCCGGTGACGGTTCGACCGGGGCTGACGCCGACGGATCGATCGGCGCGGGAGACCGGCCGGCGGAAACGAGTGCGAACTGGCTCGAGGCGAACGAACCGGACGTCTCCGGCGTCCGCACCGAGTCCACGTCGGCTGCAACTCGTTCGAAGCAGGCGTCCGACACGACCGATTCGACAGCGTCGCTCCCCCGGTCGGTCGTCACCGACGAGTTCGATTCCGTCTCCGCGCCCGGAAGCGGACGCGTTCCGACGCGGAGCGATCCGCCTGAACGCGACGGCGTGTCGACCAGCAGCGGCGTGCACTCGTCGACGCGCGATCGACGCCGGGGATCACGTTCACGGTCGGACGGGTCCCCCGATCCGACCGGCGGAACGTCGGCGGCCGACTCGACGGAGTCGAACGCACCCGACGAACCGGACGCGAGCGAGGTTCGGACGACGGTCGTCTCGTTCGACCGCCACCGGCAGCAGGAGCCGGACTCGACGGGCCGGATGGCGGGTCTTCGTCAACTTCTCGGTCGATTTCGGAACTCGAACGATCTCGGATAGGGGATTCGGGCCGGCGTGGAGATCAAAAACAGTTCGCGACCGATCCGAGATCGCCGACGGGCCGATCAGAAGAGTGCTTCGACCGCGTCGGCGACTTCCTCGGGCGTGTTACCGACGGTGACGCCTGCATTGGTGAGCGCGTCGATCTTGCTCTCTGCGGTGCCGGTTCCGGAGCCGGAGACGATGGCGCCGGCGTGGCCCATCCGCTTGCCCGGGGGCGCCGTGCGGCCGGCGATGAAGCCCACGACCGGCGTGTCGACGTGTTCTGCGATGTAGCGGGCGGCTTCCTCCTCGTCCTCGCCGCCGATCTCGCCGCACATGACGATCGCCTCCGTCTCGGGATCGTCCTCGAACGCCGAGAGCGCGTCGACGAAGTCCGTGCCGATGATCGGGTCGCCGCCGATCCCGATGGCGGTCGTCTGGCCGATGCCGCGGCTCGTCAGGTTGTCCACGACCTGGTAGGTGAGCGTCCCCGATCGCGAGACGAGGCCGACGTCACCCTCGGCGAAGATGTTGCCGGGGAGGATGCCGAGCTTGGCCTCGCCGGGCGTGATGATGCCGGGACAGTTGGGGCCGATGAGTCGGGTGTCGGTCTCGGAGAGGCGCTTGTTCACGCGAGCCATGTCCTGGGTCGGGATGCCTTCGGTGATCGCGACCGCCAGGTCGAGTTCCGTATCGAGCGCCTCGAAGATGGCGTCGCCCGCGAACGCGGGCGGGACGAAGATGACCGAGGCGTCGGCGTCCTCGGCGCGAACGGCCTCGTCGACCGTGTCGTAGACCGGCACGCCGTGGACCTCCTGGCCGCCCTTGCCGGGGACGGCGCCGGCGACCACGTTGGTGCCGTACTCGATCATCTGCCCGGCGTGGAACTTCCCCTCGCCGCCGGTGATGCCCTGGACCACGACGCGCGTGTCGTCGTCGACGAGGACGCTCATGCCTCCACCTCCTCGGCGTACTCGACCGAGCGCTGGACGGCGTCTTCGAGCGTCTGTTCGACCGTCACGAGTTCCTCGTTGAGTATGTCCATGCCTTCCTCCCAGTTGGTCCCCGCGAGGCGGACGACGACCGGCTTCGGTATCTCGTCGAACTGCTCGAGCGCCTCGTTGATCCCCTTCGCGACCTCGTCGCCGCGGGTGATGCCGCCGAAGATGTTGAAGACGACGCTGTCGACGTTGTCGTCGGAGAACACCATGTCCAGCGCGTTGGCGATCCGCTCGGCCTTCGCGCCCCCGCCGACGTCGAGGAAGTTCGCCGGCGAGCCGCCGTAGTAATCGACCAGGTCGAGCGTCGTCATCACGAGGCCGGCGCCGTTGCCGATGATGCCGACGTTGCCGTCGAGGCGGACGTAGTCGAAGCCGTACGCTTCGGCTTTGGCTTCGAGATCGTCCCCGCTGGCCGCCTCTTCGCCCATCTCCACGATCTCGGGCTGGCGAAAGAGGGCGTCCTCGTCGATGTTCATGACCGCGTCGGCGGCGACGACCTCGTCGTCGGCGGTCACCATCAGCGGGTTGATCTCGGCGTCCGCGCCGTCCTTCGCGTCCCAGAGGTCGTACAGCGTCGAGAGCACGGAGGCGACGTCGGTCGCGACGGCGCGGTCGACGCCGGCGTCGAAGACGGCCTTCCGGGCCTGGTAAGGGTGCATCCCGAAGGATGGGTCGACGTGTTCGCGGGCGATCGCGTCGGGATCCTCCGCGGCGACCTCCTCGATGTTGACGCCGCCCTTCGTCGAGACCATCGCGACGGGCTTGCCCTCGCCGCGATCCATCGTGACCCCGACGTAGAGCTCGTTCGCGAAGTCGACCGCTTCCTCGACGAGCACCCGCTCGACGCGGATGCCCTTGAGATCCATTCCGAGGATGCGTTCGGCCGCCTCGCGAGCCTGCTCGTCGGTCTCGACGAGTTCGATGCCGCCGGCCTTGCCGCGGCCACCGACCTGTACCTGCGCCTTGATCGCCACCGGGTAGCCGATCTCGTCGGCGGCCGCGACCACGCCGTCGACGTCCGAGGCCAGCTGCGAGTCCGGCGTCGGAATCCCCGCATCGGCGAACACCTGCTTCGCCTGATACTCGTGGAGCTTCATTTGTACTCACCGGTGGTTCGCCCATCCGCGAGTTAGTACTGTCGAAAGCCCGCGCGCCGACGGGCGCGATAGCGCGTCTTCCGTGCCGGTATGGGAGAGACTCGCCGGTTTCGTGACGTCGGTCGCCCACTCGTACCAACCACTTCGTTCGAGCGGTTCCACACCTTGAAACGGGTGGATCGACTACCCACCGCTGAGACGATGAGCGAGTCGCGAGCCTGGTCCGAGGTGGCTCCCCCCGGTGCGGGGACGAAGGTCGCACTCGCGCTCGTCCACAGCAACGTCTTCATCTCGCTCGCGGCGACCAGCTGGGTTGTGACGACGATCGTCCTGGCGGACCTGCCGGTCGATCCGCTTCCGCTCTGTATCGTCTTCGCCGTCACGCTCTTCGTCTACAGCCTCAATCGATTCACCGACATCGACGAGGACGAGTTCAACGTCCCCGGGCGGGCGACGTTTACGAAACAGTACGGTCGCGCGACCGTCCTGGTGGGCCTCCTCGGATACTTGCTCGTCGTCGCCGTCGGCATCTATCGGGACATTCCCCGTGTCGAACTCCTCCTGGCGCCGCTGGTCGTCATCAGCCTCTACTCGATCGTGGGTCTGAAACGCCTCCTGCTGGTCAAAAACCTGCTCGTCGGCCTCGCCTGGGCCGGCATTCCGCTGGGTGTCGGCGTCTACTACGGGGTCGCGAGGACCACAGAAATCCTCGTCCTCACCGGCTACGTCCTGGCCATGTTGACCATCGCGGCGGTGATCTTCGACCTGAAGGACATCGTCGGCGACCGCCGCGAGGGGATCAGGACGATCCCCCGCGTCGTCGGAACGCGGTGGACGCGACTGGGCTGTGCCGCGGCCACGATCTGCGTGGGGCTCGCCCTCGTCCTCGTCGTCGCGATCGGGCTCGTGGGACCGCGATACCTCGTCCTCCTCGCGCTCAGCGGCTACGTACTCGCATACTCGCTCCTCGCGGATCCAGACGCAACGCCGCTGTTCTACGGCTTCGTCGTCGACGGCGAACACGTCTTTCTCGCGGCGATCGTCGTCGCGCTCGAGGCGGGCGGGTTCCTGTAACGAGACTCGGCGCTCCACGCTTGCCCCGATCTCCACTCGATTGCCGACGCCTTCCGACGACCCTGCGGACAATTTTTTCGCAATTATTATAGCATTGAATATATACGTAGGTGGTATGAACCGCCGCCGATTCCTGGCGCTCTCCGTCGTCGGCAGTAGCACCGTCCTCGCGGGCTGTCTCGGTGACGAATCCGACGACACGGAATCGTCGGATCCCGGAGCCACAGCGCCCGCCACTGATGGAGCGGACGACGACACCGACGATGTCGAGTCGCCCTCGGACGGCGCCGAGTCGTCCGATTCGACGGACGAAACTGGCTCGACGGACGACTCCGACGACGGATCGGCCGAGGGCGAGTACGAGACGATCACCGTCGACGGACACGAGATTCCGCTGGTCCCCGTCGAGACGGCCCACGACTGGTACGAAGCGGACGGAACGTACTTCCTCGACGCCAGGAGCGAGGTCGCCTACGAAAACAGTCACATCGAGGGGGCCAGGTTGAGCCCCGCCGGTCGCCCGAACTTCGACCATCCGACCGACGACATCCCGCTCGACGCGCGCATCGTGACGTACTGTGGCTGCCCGCACCACCTCTCGTCGGCCCGCGCCGCGGAACTGTACGACGCGGGGTACACTGACGTCTACGCGATCGACGAGGGATTCGGCGGCTGGACGGACGAGGGCTATCCGACCGTCGAGGGCTCGACCCAGCAGGCGGTCCGGTCCTACACCATCCGCGGCCGGACGGACGACGACTTCGCCGGCGAGCAGGTCTGGCTCGTCGACGCAGAGTCGGGCCAACAGTACGTCTCAGAGATCGGTGCCGACGGCTCCTTCAAACTCTCCTTCGAATTCGTCGCCGTCGACGACGACACCGTCGTCACCCTCGAACTTCCCGACCGAACGCTCGAACGGACCCTCGGCGAACTCTCCGCGTCGCCCATCGAACTGTAGCCGCTCGAGGCATCATCGAGACCAGATCGAGTCGCTGCCCGCGTGTTGCTCGCAGCATCATGCTCCGGCCAGGATTTGAATAACGCGAAGACATCTCCTGCTCACTCGCTCTGCTCGCGAGCGTTCGACTTCTCTACTTCAAATCCCCTCCGTGCGCGCTTCGCTCCCTCGTAAAACTCGGTCGCTGCAGTGCTCCGTCTGGGATTTAAACCGAAGCCAGACGGTCGCTCACCTCGTTCGCGCTGCGACTGGCAGGGCTCAAATCCAGGGTCACATCCGCTCCTCACCTTCGTTCGTCGCAGGATGCTCCGTCTGGGATTTGAACCGAAGCCAGACGGTCGCTCACTTCGTTCGCGCTGCGGCTGGCAGGGCTCAAATCCAGGGTCACATCCGCTCCTCACCTTCGTTCGTCGCAGGATGCTCCGTCTGGGATTTGAACCCAGGTCATCGGCTCGAAAGGCCGAAATGATTGGCCGGACTACACCAACGGAGCGTCGATCGCTCGACATCGCAGGCTTGCGGGGGGCTAGTAAAAAGCGTTCCGTTCCGCAGCCCGCGTGTAACCCGCTGGCATAGCCGCGATACAAACGATTTTAGGAGTGCCCGACCGCCATTCGGTATGAAGTTCGTCAGATTTCGCGACGACGCCGGGGCGGTCCGACGAGGAACACTGGAGGACGGTGCGATTCACTTTGGCGGGCAGACGTACGATCCCCACGACGTCGATTTCTTGCCCCCGTGCGAACCCACCAAGATCGTCTGCATCGGTCGCAACTACGCCAAGCACGCCGACGAGATGGGCAACGACGTCCCCGACCGACCGCTACTCTTCTTGAAACCGCCGAACGCGCTCGCGGGCCACGGCGATACGATCACCGCCCCTGCGGGGACTGAGCGACTCGACGTCGAAGCGGAGCTCGGCGTCGTCATCGCCGACCAGTGTCGGAACGTCGACGCGGCGGACGCGATGGACGTCGTGGCCGGCTACACGTGCGTCGACGACGTTTCGAACCGCGACGACCAGCGCCAGGAACAGAATTGGGTCCGCGGGAAGGCCTTCGACGGCGCGGCGCCGATCGGGCCCGTCCTTGCGACGCCGGACGAGGTACCCGACGACGCCTTCGTTCGCTCGTCGATCAACGGCGAGCGCGTCCAGGACGGCTCGCTCGCGGACCTCATCTTCTCGATTCCCGAGCTGATCGCGGAGATCACGTCCTACCTCACCCTCGAGGCGGGGGACGTGATCGCGACCGGCACGCCGGAAGGCGTCACGGCGCTCTCCGACGGCGACCGGGTCGAGATCGAGGTCGAGGGCGTCGGGACGCTCGAACACACCGTGGAGTGGCCCTGACCGGAGGCCCGCTGCGATCTGATTCCATTCGGTCGCGAACCGATTCGGTTCGTTGCCGAATGCGATTGGGTGCCGTCTCGGTTCCGTCGCCGTTCTCACCGAAGCGCCGTTCGAACGGCCTCGAGGCCCGCCTCCACGTCGACGTCCGCGCCGGCCGATTCGAGGGCGTCGCCGAGCGCCGTCACGGTGAGCACGACGTTCTCGGGGCGTGCGGAGTATCCCATACACCCGATGCGGAAGACGTCGCCGGCGAGGTCGCCCAGGCCGCCGGCGATCTCCAGATCGTACCGTTCGAGGACCGCATCGCAGATCTCCCCGTCGTCGACGCCGTCGGGCACGACCACGGCGTTCAAACTCGGCAGTCGGGCCGCCGGCGCGGCGTTCATCTCGAGGCCCATCCCCTCGACGCCGGCCTGGAGCGCCCCGGAGAGGCGTTCGTGGCGCTCCCAGCGCGCCTCGATCCCCTCCTCCGCGACGAGTCGCAGCGCCTCCCGGATCGCGTAGACGTTCGTAATCGGCGCCGTGTGGTGGTACGACCGCTCGTCTCCCCAGTAGCCCTCCAGGAGCGACAGGTCGAGGTACCACGATCGCGGCGGCTCGTCGCGCGCGAGCACGCGATCCATCGCCTCGTCGGAGAGCGTCAACGGGCTGGCACCGGGCGGACAGGAGAGACACTTCTGCGGGCCCGCGTACGCCACGTCGATCCCCCACTCGTCGACCCGGAGTTCGACGCCGCCGAGCGAGGTGACGGTGTCGGCGATCACGAGCGCGTCGTGGTCGTGGGCCGCCTCGGTCAACGCGGGGACCTCCGGCTGGAGGACGCCCGTGCTCGTCTCGGCGTGGACGAATCCGAAGACGTCCGGGTCGTGCTCGGCGAGCGCGTCCGCGACGGTATCCGGATCCAGTGCTTCGCCCCACGGCGCGTCGACCGTCTCCACGGCGCCGCCGGCACGCCGGGCCATCTCCGCCATTCGGCCGCCGAAGTAGCCGTTCGTCGGCACCAGCACGGTGTCTCCGGGACGGACAACGTTCCCGATCGCCGCTTCCATCGCCGCCGAGCCGGTGCCCGATACCGGGATCGTCCAGCGGTTGTCGGTCCCGAACGTGTACCGCAGGAGCTCCTGGACCTCGTCCATGAGGTCGATAAACGCGGGATCGAGGTGGCCGACCAGGGGCGTGCTCATCGCCCGCAACACCCGTGGGTGGACGTCGCTCGGCCCCGGCCCCATCAGGGTCCTATTCGGCGGCGATAACTCCGTCGTCGACGGCGCCTCCGTCCGCTCCGCGTCGGGGGTCATGCTCGTGGATCCGGTTGCAACCGGGAAAAGCCTTCACGATGCGGCAGCGAAGCCCCTCGCGGTCTGACCGCCCGTCGATCGGCTCGCCCGGTTCCCGGACACGCAATCCGTCGTTCGACCGTCGGACGACGATGGGCTGTTCGCCCGCCAGTCA
Coding sequences within it:
- a CDS encoding UbiA family prenyltransferase; translation: MSESRAWSEVAPPGAGTKVALALVHSNVFISLAATSWVVTTIVLADLPVDPLPLCIVFAVTLFVYSLNRFTDIDEDEFNVPGRATFTKQYGRATVLVGLLGYLLVVAVGIYRDIPRVELLLAPLVVISLYSIVGLKRLLLVKNLLVGLAWAGIPLGVGVYYGVARTTEILVLTGYVLAMLTIAAVIFDLKDIVGDRREGIRTIPRVVGTRWTRLGCAAATICVGLALVLVVAIGLVGPRYLVLLALSGYVLAYSLLADPDATPLFYGFVVDGEHVFLAAIVVALEAGGFL
- a CDS encoding fumarylacetoacetate hydrolase family protein, yielding MKFVRFRDDAGAVRRGTLEDGAIHFGGQTYDPHDVDFLPPCEPTKIVCIGRNYAKHADEMGNDVPDRPLLFLKPPNALAGHGDTITAPAGTERLDVEAELGVVIADQCRNVDAADAMDVVAGYTCVDDVSNRDDQRQEQNWVRGKAFDGAAPIGPVLATPDEVPDDAFVRSSINGERVQDGSLADLIFSIPELIAEITSYLTLEAGDVIATGTPEGVTALSDGDRVEIEVEGVGTLEHTVEWP
- a CDS encoding rhodanese-like domain-containing protein; this translates as MNRRRFLALSVVGSSTVLAGCLGDESDDTESSDPGATAPATDGADDDTDDVESPSDGAESSDSTDETGSTDDSDDGSAEGEYETITVDGHEIPLVPVETAHDWYEADGTYFLDARSEVAYENSHIEGARLSPAGRPNFDHPTDDIPLDARIVTYCGCPHHLSSARAAELYDAGYTDVYAIDEGFGGWTDEGYPTVEGSTQQAVRSYTIRGRTDDDFAGEQVWLVDAESGQQYVSEIGADGSFKLSFEFVAVDDDTVVTLELPDRTLERTLGELSASPIEL
- a CDS encoding diaminobutyrate--2-oxoglutarate transaminase; this encodes MNYLDRGNGSILAQQTERESNARTYPRHLPFAIREAQGPTVTDMDGNEYYDCLTGAGTLALGHNHPNVVEAMERVLDADRPLHTLDITTPAKERFVDSLYDSLPSNFSDSAKIQFCSPAGTDAVEAALKLVKTATGNRSVLGFHGAYHGMTNGALSLMGDTDAKEPISGLMSDVHHLPYPDDYRCPFDVGGEEGHRLASRYVENLLDDPESGITEPAGMILEPVQGEAGAVAPPDEWLREIRRITRERDIPLILDEIQAGLGRTGELYAFEHAGITPDVVTLSKAIGGGLPLAVVVYDESLDVWEPGAHAGTFRGNQLAMAAGEATIEYVLENDLDDRAADVGAHLRDRLEAVADRFDCIGDVRGRGLLLGVEFVDTAADWRGAGPYAPDGDLAKAVQAECFDRGLVVERGGRASATVRFLPPLIISTEQADDIATIFDESVSAVVNGPNRAREVSA
- a CDS encoding IucA/IucC family protein, which gives rise to MSIAGERGAEDEIDPAERAADATLHAFLNCYLRETGDYDVVDADEVPVPTHDQDEVARIPLPEQSTTVYAPIRYPSPTGRHLFELPARYETGDETLELDYVTLASLVTKELATAGDETGNRDELLLRVIKSCKNVARFVEARRDDTDQLYGFDTTFRDAEQSLVFGHLLHPTPKSRQGIAPHESPTYAPEMEGSFSLHYVRADPDLVWQDAALDGTVTIDTGDAESAGEWVKSALREDPTVADSFVETHVESDDVLIPVHPWQADYLLEQDHVRAQLGDGLESLGRVGREFYPTTSVRTLYAPDAPFMVKGSLNVKITNSRRTNKRPELDRAVGITELLNTDLGEELESRFPDFDIVRDPAGLTLDIGEGEESGFEVVLRENVFRGEAGTNATPVVGLCQDKLSGDGSRLGEIIETIAEREGRSAAAVSEDWFRRYLEISLRPFMWLFLERGLGVEAHQQNSVLTLAEGYPDTFYYRDNQGFYLPESQYDAHDERVPGLGERGENIVPDRISDERLRYYVVLNNAFGVINAFGTARLVDERDLLELLREELEYCRRYDSEWSSLLDGLLEAETLPCKANLLTRFHDMDELVGELENQSVYTDVTNPIVTETDPEVARR
- a CDS encoding pyridoxal phosphate-dependent decarboxylase family protein is translated as MNADELFLGSDRSGARYREAMGCAVEAVLAAFDDGGDPYSGTPPDALAARFDDPVVPEDGQGLVQTVDEVTERVLEHSVHPSNPRCAAHLHCPPMIPGLVAETLLTAANQSLDSFDQAPAATVLEERVVDALCDLFGFPADADGVFTSGGTQSNFQALLLARDRYCDRHYGRNVRAAGLPSAADSLRILCSEQAHFTGKQSAHHLGLGDEAVVTVPTDDDRRMDPDALDATLAELETRDEEPFALIATAGTTDFGSIDPLAALADRGVKHDLWVHVDAAYGGALAVSDDYGHRLDGIERADSVAVDFHKLFYQPISCGAFLLRDGGDFERMARNAAYLNPEAHDDVGVPNLVAKSVQTTRRFDALKPYVAFRALGRRGLATLVDRTLELADEAASLLEAAEDFELLCDPTLNAVVFRYRPRNGMDDDAVSELNAAVRRELLRDGRAVVARTDVDGVTSLKFTLLNPTATCDDVARMLDAIRSCGSAVADDPGVAV
- the sucD gene encoding succinate--CoA ligase subunit alpha translates to MSVLVDDDTRVVVQGITGGEGKFHAGQMIEYGTNVVAGAVPGKGGQEVHGVPVYDTVDEAVRAEDADASVIFVPPAFAGDAIFEALDTELDLAVAITEGIPTQDMARVNKRLSETDTRLIGPNCPGIITPGEAKLGILPGNIFAEGDVGLVSRSGTLTYQVVDNLTSRGIGQTTAIGIGGDPIIGTDFVDALSAFEDDPETEAIVMCGEIGGEDEEEAARYIAEHVDTPVVGFIAGRTAPPGKRMGHAGAIVSGSGTGTAESKIDALTNAGVTVGNTPEEVADAVEALF
- the sucC gene encoding ADP-forming succinate--CoA ligase subunit beta, which gives rise to MKLHEYQAKQVFADAGIPTPDSQLASDVDGVVAAADEIGYPVAIKAQVQVGGRGKAGGIELVETDEQAREAAERILGMDLKGIRVERVLVEEAVDFANELYVGVTMDRGEGKPVAMVSTKGGVNIEEVAAEDPDAIAREHVDPSFGMHPYQARKAVFDAGVDRAVATDVASVLSTLYDLWDAKDGADAEINPLMVTADDEVVAADAVMNIDEDALFRQPEIVEMGEEAASGDDLEAKAEAYGFDYVRLDGNVGIIGNGAGLVMTTLDLVDYYGGSPANFLDVGGGAKAERIANALDMVFSDDNVDSVVFNIFGGITRGDEVAKGINEALEQFDEIPKPVVVRLAGTNWEEGMDILNEELVTVEQTLEDAVQRSVEYAEEVEA